From a single Accipiter gentilis chromosome 8, bAccGen1.1, whole genome shotgun sequence genomic region:
- the DIRAS3 gene encoding GTP-binding protein Di-Ras3, with amino-acid sequence MPEQSNDYRVVVFGAAGVGKSSLVLRFVRGTFRETYIPTIEDTYRQVISCDKSICTLQITDTTGSHQFPAMQRLSISKGHAFILVYSVTSRQSMEDLQPIFEQICQIKGDIQKIPIMLVGNKSDETQRELDASEGQALASKWKCSFMETSAKMNYNVQELFQELLNLEKRRTVSLQVDGKKSKQQKKKDKLQGKCSVM; translated from the coding sequence ATGCCTGAACAAAGCAATGATTACAGGGTGGTTGTGTTTGGAGCAGCAGGGGTTGGGAAAAGCTCCTTGGTCCTTCGTTTCGTAAGGGGAACTTTCAGGGAAACCTATATCCCCACGATCGAAGATACTTACCGGCAGGTAATCAGCTGCGATAAGAGCATCTGCACCCTTCAGATTACAGACACCACGGGAAGCCATCAGTTCCCTGCTATGCAGAGGCTGTCTATATCCAAAGGGCATGCTTTCATCTTGGTGTACTCTGTCACCAGCAGGCAGTCCATGGAAGATCTTCAGCCCATATTTGAACAGATTTGTCAGATTAAAGGGGACATCCAAAAAATCCCAATCATGTTGGTGGGTAACAAAAGCGATGAGACCCAGAGGGAGCTGGATGCCAGCGAGGGGCAAGCGTTAGCCAGCAAGTGGAAGTGCTCCTTTATGGAGACATCAGCCAAAATGAACTACAACGTGCAGGAGCTCTTCCAGGAGCTCTTGaatctggagaagaggagaacTGTCAGTCTCCAGGTGGATGGAAAGAAAtccaagcagcagaaaaagaaggaCAAACTGCAAGGCAAGTGCTCTGTTATGTGA